The genomic DNA ACGCCGCATGGAAGTGGATATGGAACAGATGCAAGCGTATCGGATTCAGTAGTTTTTCCTGTTGTTACACCTGCGACGTTTCGGATTCACCCCAATGACTCATTCCCAACTACAGATCATTATCTTCATCAGCAGCACGCTGTTGATCCTTGCCCTCCAGAGTCTCATCTACGAGTTGTTCTATCGCTATCGACAGCGTGTCGCCCAGCGTTTGAACGACGATCTTGGACTTTCCGAAGCGCGTGCGACCGATCAGGTGCAACTGTTTCGCAACGTCTCTAGCGTGAAGGAAACGGTTTCGTTGCGCGAACGCTGGCAACATGGGTTGGGGCGTCTGTTGGAACAATCGGGGACCCAAATCACGATGTCACAATTGGTCTATGGCAGCCTGGGGCTGGCTTGTCTGATGGGCGTGATTCTGTTTGGCGTGAGCCGTATTTTACACGGGCCGGTCGTTGGTTTTGTGGTCGCAGGCTGGATTGCCGGCGGTCTCGCGATCCCCGTGTTTGTCTGGATGCGATATCAATCGCGACGCGGCAAGATCTACCGTCAGCTTCCTTATACGCTGGAATTGATCAACCGTTCGGTCCGCTCGGGACAAACGATGCCGGCAGCATTTCAAATGGTAGCCAACGAAGTCGAAGCGCCGTTGGGTGAGGAGTTCGCCTACTGCATCGATCAACAGCACATGGGGTTGAGCATCGAAGTCGCCGCCCGCAGCCTCGCATCGCGAACCGAAATTGTCGAACTGCAGATCTTTGCTGTCGCCCTCACCATCCATGCTCGCACTGGCGGCAGTTTGGCCGATCTGTTGGACAACCTTTCCGATACCGTACGTCGCCGTCTGAAGCTGCAGATGAAGGTGCAAGCGTTGACGGCGGAGGGACGTTTGCAGGCGACGACGCTTGTGCTGCTGCCGATCGTTTCGTTGATCGGATTGGCGATCCTCAATCGCCCCTACGTAAGTACTTTGTTCGAAACGCCATCGCTGTTGGCACTGGCTGCGGGGGCGCAATGCCTCGGCGGGGTGTGGATTTATTACACAACACGGATTTCTTACTAGGAGGCTCCTATCATGCTTACCCTGTTCACCATCTTTGCGTTCATTTCGGTCAGCCTGTTCGTCTATTGTTTGGCGTTGCCGTTTTGCGGCCACGACAGCGCAATCGACCGGCGGTGCGAATCGTTGACACGTAAATCGCAGACGATTTCGACGGAGTCGGCCGAAGGGGGATCGATCTTTCGCGAAAGCTCTGCCGATCGAAACGCCAAGCGGCAGCAACCGCTTCGCAGCCGATTGGTCGGCCTGTTGGCGGCGCGCCCCGACGATTGGAAACGCTTGCAAAAACTGCTTTCCCACGCCGGATTTTATCGTCATTCACATCTCGTCCGCTGTATTGCCATGACCTATGCATTGGCCGCGGCGCCACCGATCGCGCTGTTGGCGATGGCGTTTACCGGAGGCGTTGGATATGGAACGGCGCTTGCCGCAGGAGCGTTGTTTGGGTTCGTCGGTTTGCTGATGCCGCAGGCTTGGCTCGGGCGCCGCGTTCGCCAACGGCACATCGCGTTTTGCAAAGGCCTGCCCGATTTCCTCGACCTGACTTCGGTCTGCCTGCGCGGCGGTCTCAGCCTGCACGCGACGTTGCCTCAGGTTCATCGCGAACTCCAACAGGCCCATCCAGTGATGGGGGATGAGCTGAGCATTGTGCAGAGCGAGATGGCACTTGGATCGTCTCCCGAAGCGGCACTGCAGCAGTTTGCGACCCGCACAGGATATGAACCGCTTCGCACGCTGAGCACCTTTGTCACGCAAT from Rosistilla carotiformis includes the following:
- a CDS encoding type II secretion system F family protein, with the translated sequence MTHSQLQIIIFISSTLLILALQSLIYELFYRYRQRVAQRLNDDLGLSEARATDQVQLFRNVSSVKETVSLRERWQHGLGRLLEQSGTQITMSQLVYGSLGLACLMGVILFGVSRILHGPVVGFVVAGWIAGGLAIPVFVWMRYQSRRGKIYRQLPYTLELINRSVRSGQTMPAAFQMVANEVEAPLGEEFAYCIDQQHMGLSIEVAARSLASRTEIVELQIFAVALTIHARTGGSLADLLDNLSDTVRRRLKLQMKVQALTAEGRLQATTLVLLPIVSLIGLAILNRPYVSTLFETPSLLALAAGAQCLGGVWIYYTTRISY
- a CDS encoding type II secretion system F family protein, whose translation is MLTLFTIFAFISVSLFVYCLALPFCGHDSAIDRRCESLTRKSQTISTESAEGGSIFRESSADRNAKRQQPLRSRLVGLLAARPDDWKRLQKLLSHAGFYRHSHLVRCIAMTYALAAAPPIALLAMAFTGGVGYGTALAAGALFGFVGLLMPQAWLGRRVRQRHIAFCKGLPDFLDLTSVCLRGGLSLHATLPQVHRELQQAHPVMGDELSIVQSEMALGSSPEAALQQFATRTGYEPLRTLSTFVTQSQKIGTELCESIKVISETLREQREMDAEESAQKAGVKVLLPTMLLILPATFVVLAGPAAIEVCRAFSK